The Chitinophagales bacterium genome contains a region encoding:
- a CDS encoding T9SS type A sorting domain-containing protein translates to MKTKAGRPVRFTSLYPDNINVLKKLYLISLIILFSSTVFSQWVPQSTGINNNLRGVFVLNETTGFAVGEAFPPGFAPILKTTDGGAHWVMKSSGTAYPLRDIAFNNNVKGFACGLYGTLLKSTDAGDTWGTVDINTDAGFRAIDFPTKEVGYVAGEAGVFLKTINVGVSWDSLNAGVSQDLLDIEFLNNDTGYATGSNGFSNGIIIRTHDGGASWQTVYTCPQAIPAIAVTDDNTIFAGGGTTPNGGHEFIIRSLDGGNTWEEVFTGSSGHSIRRGTFTTPIAGWFVDDAGAVIRTKNGGNTWSVSNVSTMGLNGVFFTASDTGYAVGAQGSIYKFVPCSEPLVPLGEITGASTLCFGTTNTYSVAPVSGANTYQWQVPSDASIIYSQGDTLIAVTFSSTSGNVTVIAGADCDTSIASLEVNVVPPLAASSAITGAADFCYGDTVMYSVSSIQNALSYEWSVPSDAQVITQTDTMIMVAMGSTSGMVAMKAADNCDTILISLPVFAHTSLPPINLITGDTAVCLNGLSSYQVPAVADAISYDWTIPSGASIVFSAGDTMIVVQFDSTSGNVAVTANGYCDSVSAILPVNVVGQYITLDTLAGPATACQGQPVTYGIAPVPDAISYDWSVPDDATILSGQGDTSIIVSFGASSGTVSITAGKSDCDAAIASLFVNVTPSLQDPEDVIGVTSLCSGDSAEFIVSSVTGADSYSWQLPEGCSIIANIGDTLIAVIFGDSSGYVTFSASSVCETVTSSLYVTVHPGVPPIKPIIGDTIVCTGDTATYNIASVDGVDYSWTVPFDATIIASEGDTSITVKFGTSSDGILVIAGSACALQDTLLPVQVVAFTSLPAINGDTLVCGGDTATYTIPAMEGLHYSWIVPDDATIISSQGDTLITVEFGNASGSITVIGESACTAQDTSLDIIVHSFPPVHPIEGDTVVCIGASATYSIASAEGVEYVWTVPSGAQIVSSQGDTSITVQFGDTGGEIKVTAINTCSTQDTTLTVIVVSDLPIQPINGPAIICTGDTATYSIGAVAGFNHTWTVPADAVIISSSGDTSITVIFGSTSDVVSVTSTGACITQDTSLSVTVVEYPPVPIISFVDNNLVSSAPAGNQWYFFGSVIPGATGQTYTPIQNGTYSVIVTYPPGCATESDTFEVISVSAVIPSILNTAVISPNPFESFTTLSLINNYHLHNCSLVIQDIQGKIVATMDHLSGSSVRIFRDALPEGIYYFRLTDEQQMLITTGKLIIQ, encoded by the coding sequence ATGAAAACAAAAGCGGGCAGGCCTGTTAGATTCACATCGCTTTACCCCGACAATATCAATGTTTTGAAAAAGTTATACCTGATATCACTGATTATTCTTTTCTCCTCTACTGTATTCTCGCAGTGGGTGCCGCAGTCAACCGGCATCAACAACAACCTACGGGGTGTTTTTGTGCTGAATGAAACCACAGGTTTTGCGGTCGGTGAAGCATTCCCGCCTGGATTTGCGCCTATCCTGAAAACAACCGATGGCGGCGCTCACTGGGTTATGAAATCATCCGGCACCGCTTACCCTTTGCGTGATATCGCTTTCAACAATAATGTAAAAGGATTTGCCTGTGGATTATATGGCACCCTGTTGAAATCAACAGATGCCGGCGATACATGGGGAACAGTGGATATCAATACCGATGCAGGATTCAGGGCCATAGATTTCCCCACCAAAGAAGTTGGATATGTGGCAGGTGAAGCCGGTGTGTTTTTAAAGACGATTAACGTTGGCGTTAGCTGGGATTCTTTAAATGCCGGCGTTTCGCAGGACCTGCTCGATATTGAATTCCTGAACAACGATACTGGCTATGCTACCGGCAGTAATGGCTTTTCAAATGGTATCATTATCCGGACGCACGATGGCGGCGCAAGCTGGCAGACAGTTTATACATGCCCGCAGGCTATTCCCGCAATTGCTGTTACTGACGACAATACCATTTTTGCGGGCGGCGGAACGACACCTAATGGCGGCCATGAATTTATTATCCGCTCACTGGATGGAGGCAATACCTGGGAAGAAGTGTTCACCGGATCTTCCGGGCATTCCATCAGGCGCGGCACCTTCACCACTCCGATAGCAGGATGGTTTGTAGATGATGCAGGCGCTGTGATCAGAACAAAAAACGGCGGAAATACGTGGTCGGTGAGCAATGTAAGCACCATGGGACTGAATGGCGTTTTTTTTACGGCAAGTGACACCGGTTATGCTGTAGGTGCGCAGGGATCAATCTATAAATTTGTTCCCTGTTCGGAACCTTTAGTCCCGCTGGGTGAGATAACCGGCGCCTCAACCCTTTGCTTTGGCACAACCAATACCTATTCTGTAGCGCCTGTTAGTGGTGCCAATACTTATCAATGGCAGGTTCCTTCGGATGCTTCCATCATCTACAGTCAGGGTGATACCTTAATAGCTGTAACTTTTAGCAGCACATCCGGTAATGTAACAGTGATAGCCGGCGCAGACTGCGATACATCGATTGCTTCACTGGAGGTTAATGTTGTACCGCCATTGGCGGCCAGCAGTGCTATTACCGGTGCCGCTGATTTCTGTTATGGTGATACAGTTATGTATTCGGTTTCTTCAATACAGAATGCTTTGAGTTATGAATGGTCAGTGCCGTCTGATGCCCAGGTGATTACACAAACAGATACAATGATTATGGTCGCCATGGGTTCCACCTCCGGCATGGTGGCCATGAAAGCCGCTGATAATTGCGATACCATTTTAATTTCATTACCTGTTTTTGCCCACACTTCACTTCCTCCTATCAATTTGATAACAGGAGATACTGCAGTTTGCCTCAACGGGTTGTCATCGTACCAGGTACCTGCAGTAGCTGATGCAATATCATATGACTGGACCATTCCATCCGGTGCATCTATTGTCTTCTCAGCTGGAGATACTATGATTGTTGTACAGTTTGATTCCACTTCTGGCAACGTGGCCGTAACTGCAAACGGATATTGTGATTCTGTTTCTGCCATATTACCGGTAAATGTTGTTGGACAATACATTACACTTGACACGCTTGCCGGACCGGCAACAGCCTGCCAGGGACAACCTGTAACCTATGGTATCGCACCCGTTCCGGATGCAATCAGTTATGACTGGTCAGTGCCGGATGATGCAACTATTTTGTCGGGACAGGGCGACACATCCATCATTGTGTCGTTTGGCGCCTCTTCCGGCACTGTAAGCATTACAGCAGGCAAATCAGATTGTGATGCAGCAATCGCATCGCTCTTTGTAAATGTAACGCCATCACTGCAGGATCCGGAAGATGTGATCGGTGTTACCTCCCTCTGCAGCGGTGATTCCGCAGAGTTTATCGTCTCCTCTGTCACAGGTGCCGATTCCTACTCATGGCAACTGCCGGAAGGATGCTCCATCATTGCCAATATCGGCGATACGCTCATTGCTGTCATCTTCGGCGACTCTTCAGGTTATGTAACTTTTTCCGCGTCATCAGTTTGTGAGACAGTAACTTCTTCATTGTATGTTACTGTTCATCCCGGTGTTCCTCCAATCAAACCTATTATTGGTGATACCATCGTTTGCACCGGTGATACGGCAACCTATAACATCGCTTCAGTGGATGGAGTTGACTATTCATGGACGGTTCCGTTCGATGCAACGATCATTGCATCAGAAGGCGATACATCCATCACCGTTAAGTTCGGCACTTCCTCCGATGGCATACTGGTAATTGCCGGCAGCGCCTGCGCCTTGCAGGATACCTTGCTGCCAGTGCAGGTAGTTGCCTTTACAAGTTTGCCGGCAATTAACGGAGATACCCTCGTTTGCGGTGGCGATACCGCCACCTACACCATACCGGCAATGGAAGGCTTACATTATTCCTGGATCGTTCCGGATGATGCCACGATCATTTCCTCACAGGGCGATACGTTAATTACAGTCGAATTCGGCAATGCATCCGGTTCCATAACCGTTATCGGAGAAAGCGCCTGTACAGCACAGGATACGAGCCTTGACATTATTGTTCATTCGTTTCCACCCGTTCACCCCATCGAAGGTGATACCGTTGTCTGTATTGGGGCAAGTGCAACATACTCCATCGCATCTGCAGAAGGAGTGGAATATGTATGGACCGTTCCATCCGGTGCGCAGATTGTTTCCTCGCAGGGGGATACATCCATTACCGTGCAGTTTGGTGACACCGGCGGAGAGATCAAGGTAACGGCCATCAATACGTGCAGCACACAGGATACTACCCTCACCGTCATCGTAGTGTCCGATCTTCCGATACAACCCATTAACGGCCCGGCAATAATTTGCACCGGCGATACAGCAACATACAGCATCGGCGCCGTGGCAGGCTTTAATCACACCTGGACTGTACCTGCTGACGCTGTGATCATTTCTTCATCAGGCGATACATCTATTACCGTAATATTTGGAAGCACTTCAGATGTTGTCTCCGTTACTTCAACCGGCGCCTGCATCACACAAGACACCAGCCTGTCAGTTACCGTGGTGGAATATCCTCCCGTACCCATCATTTCCTTTGTCGACAACAACCTTGTCTCCAGTGCACCGGCCGGCAACCAATGGTACTTTTTTGGATCAGTAATACCCGGTGCAACAGGGCAGACCTATACACCAATACAGAACGGAACGTATAGCGTAATCGTCACCTATCCGCCCGGCTGTGCCACCGAATCAGATACTTTTGAAGTAATCTCCGTCAGTGCTGTCATACCTTCAATATTGAACACTGCTGTTATCTCCCCAAATCCGTTTGAATCTTTCACGACGCTGAGCCTCATCAATAATTACCACCTGCACAACTGTTCCTTGGTGATACAGGATATACAGGGAAAAATCGTGGCAACAATGGATCACCTGTCAGGCAGTTCCGTCAGGATCTTCCGCGATGCATTGCCCGAAGGAATTTATTATTTCCGGTTGACCGATGAGCAACAAATGCTGATCACGACAGGCAAGCTGATCATTCAATAA